One region of Xyrauchen texanus isolate HMW12.3.18 chromosome 11, RBS_HiC_50CHRs, whole genome shotgun sequence genomic DNA includes:
- the LOC127651413 gene encoding gamma-glutamylaminecyclotransferase B-like — protein MTQVFVYGTLKSGQPNYHRMLDAANGKVEFLAQARTVDSYPLVIATQYNIPFLLNVPGKGHHVRGEIYSVDEKMLKFLDWFEGCPHMYQRTLVKLEVEEWVGEGENNPKSGSIVETFVYSTTTYKPEWLQNPTYENYDSYGDHGLEYAYQEDRCPELD, from the coding sequence ATGACTCAAGTCTTTGTGTACGGCACACTGAAGAGTGGCCAACCCAACTACCACAGGATGCTCGATGCTGCCAATGGTAAAGTGGAATTCCTCGCACAAGCTCGCACAGTGGACTCATACCCATTAGTGATCGCCACTCAATACAACATCCCCTTTTTGCTAAACGTCCCTGGGAAAGGTCACCATGTCCGAGGGGAGATTTATAGTGTAGATGAGAAGATGCTGAAGTTTTTGGACTGGTTTGAAGGTTGTCCACACATGTACCAGCGGACACTGGTCAAACTGGAGGTGGAGGAATGGGTCGGTGAAGGTGAAAACAACCCAAAGTCTGGAAGCATCGTCGAGACGTTTGTGTACAGCACAACTACTTACAAGCCAGAGTGGCTCCAGAACCCAACATATGAGAACTACGATTCTTATGGTGACCACGGACTGGAATATGCATATCAAGAAGATAGATGCCCCGAATTAGATTAA